The proteins below are encoded in one region of Hemiscyllium ocellatum isolate sHemOce1 chromosome 27 unlocalized genomic scaffold, sHemOce1.pat.X.cur. SUPER_27_unloc_1, whole genome shotgun sequence:
- the LOC132807064 gene encoding oocyte zinc finger protein XlCOF6.1-like, translated as MKGRDLLQSALPSSSSLSTRAARGPLSGTDAAPIGWLRTAPHSDCPIDSAGGPEAHWSSSQSEHPYCLNAEVIAAAAVTFLQETPSGGSVCVGTSGFSSSSNLEGHKDNSTVEKPWQCGDCGKRFRFPSELEGFTQSSSLVAHKRIHTGERPFTCFKCEKRFSRLSSLLKHERIHTRQWPFTCSECGKGFSASSRLLAHQRHQRVHSGEKPFSCFTCGKRFSQQCNLHKHERVHTGQWPFTCAECGKGCSSLSRLLAHQRVHTGERPFTCSECGERFSDPSSMRRHRRVHTRERPFTCSECGKGFAHSCSLRKHQQLHTGERQFTCIECGKGFTESTRLLIHQRIHTGERPFPCTVCGKTFRDSSAVLKHQRIHTGEKPFTCSVCGRGFIQSCKLRRHQRIHQPQLDSAVLAVENPIQD; from the exons atgaagggaaggGATTTGTTGCAAAGTGCCCTCCCCTCCTCCAGCTCCCTCAGCACGAGGGCAGCGCGTGGCCCTTTGTCTGGAACAGACGCGGCTCCTATTGGCTGGCTGCGGACAGCTCCGCATTCGGACTGTCCAATAGACAGCGCTGGAGGACCGGAAGCACACTGGTCCTCCAGCCAATCAGAGCACCcttattgtctgaatgcggaagtcattgctgctgctgcagtAACATTCCTCCAGGAGACACCATCAGGGGGTTCTGTGTGTGTGGGCACTTCAGGCTTCAGTTCATCATCCAACCTGGAGGGACACAAGGACAACAGCACCGTGGAGAAGCCATGGCAGTGTGGGGACTGCGGGAAACGATTCAGGTTTCCGTCTGAGCTAGAG ggattcactcagtcttCTTCACTGGTGGCGCACAAGCggattcacaccggggagaggccgttcacctgcttcAAGTGTGAGAAGCGATTCAGTCGGTTATCCAGCCTCCTAAAACACGAGCGAATTCACACCAGGCAATGGCCTTTcacctgctccgagtgcgggaagggattcagtgCTTCGTCCAGGCTGCTGgcgcaccagcgg CACCAGCGAGTTCACTCTGGCGAGAAGCCATTCAGCTGCTTCACATGTGGGAAGCGATTCAGTCAGCAATGCAACCTTCACAAACAcgagcgggttcacactgggcaATGGCCGTTCACCTGCgcggagtgtgggaagggatgCAGTTCGTTATCCAGGCTTCTGgcacaccagcgggttcacactggggagaggccgttcacctgctccgagTGTGGAGAACGGTTCAGCGATCCATCCAGCATGCGGAGACACCGGCGGGTGCATACccgggagaggccgttcacctgctctgagtgtgggaagggatttgctCACTCCTGTAGCCTCCGGAAACATCAGCAacttcacaccggggagaggcagTTCACCTGCATTgaatgtgggaagggattcactgaaTCGACCAGACTGTTAATCCACCAGcgcattcacactggggagagaccgttcCCCTGTACCGTGTGTGGGAAAACTTTTAGGGATTCATCTGCTGTACTGAAACACCAGCGAATTCATACCGGAGAgaaaccattcacctgctctgtgtgtggtAGGGGATTTATCCAGTCATGCAAGCTGCGGCGACACCAGAGAATTCATCAGCCACAGTTGGATTCTGCTGTCCTTGCTGTTGAGAATCCTATCCAGGACTGA